CCTCCTTTTTCTGAATTTCATCTGATACAAGAACATATACACTAGAAAACCTTCTTCTTATTATGTCTGCACTACCTCTTGATCTCGGTATAACTCTTTTTAGTGAGATTGACTGATTTACCTTAATGTCTTTCACATAAACATCCTTCATTTCCGATTTAGAACCTTTGTGTTTCAAGTTCGCATAAGCGGATTTCAAAGCCTTTGAAAGGAGTTTTGCTCCTTTGTGCGGTAGGATGTCTAGATAGGATAATACAACATCCAGTCTTCTTCCTTTTACTACATTAACAAACCTTACCATCTTTTTTTGAGATATTTTCAGATACTTTGCTCTACAAACTGCTTCCATAGCCCCTCCTTACTTCTGTGGTGTTACTTCTGCTTTTTTACCACCGTGTGCTCTGAATATCCTTGTCGGAGCAAATTCACCAAGCTTGTGCCCTATCATCTGATCTGTTATGTATACGGGTATGAATGTTTTGCCGTTATACACTGATATTGTTAATCCTACCATTTCGGGTATTATAGTAGATCTTCTGGACCAAGTTTTTATTGGTGTCTTCTCTTTTCTTTCAGACATTTCCAATACCTTTTCGTATAAGTGCTTATCAATAAACGGACCTTTCTTTACCGACCTAGGCATAACTTTCTCCAAAACTCCGACTAATTCTAAACATTGGTGTAAAATGATTTCAAATTTTTGAAACCGGAGTTTGGATAGCGTAATGTTGAGAATTAACCTAATTTAGAAGTATATAGACAATTTCCAGTAAGGACCTATTTGAACATTTTGAAATCCTATAAACGATGTGCTTAACCCTATATCAAGTTTAGCGAACCCAATCTCTCCTCCTACACCTATTGCTAAACCGAGAGACCTAGATATTTGATTGTTATAATAACTTAAATAGATTTTTGATAAACCTGAAAGTGAGAATATATCTGCACTCCAAAAGTTGTATCTACCACCTACTTCAGTAGAGAATTTTGTAAGAATCGTATCATCTATCGGTAGGATACTTGTACCTACTGCAAATTCACCAATAACTTCTCTTGAAAATTTGTATAATATCCCTATAGATATCATACCAAGACTTCCACTGCCAACCTCAAAGAATAATCTCCTACCGATAAGTTCATCGGCTCCTAGTATTTTTACTTCCTTTGAGTTGTGTATAACTAATGATTTAGTGTTTTCTCTTTCTATACTAACTAATCCGCTTGCTAAACTTTCCTTGGTATCACTGTCGGATATCTTTATATTATAGTCCATTCCACTTATTACTGGAATGCTACCTCTGAATCCATTTCCTACTTTACTATAAACCATCTGATCGTTGAGATGAATATCAACTAGTCTTTCGTTTGTTCCAGTTATCTCAATTGATATCTTACTGAAACCTACTTCTTTGTTCATAAGGATGCTAGAGTATTTCAATGATATGGTATCTGCCACTTCAAACAATGTTTCTTCAATATTATCGTTATCTAAAACTTTCTCAAGTTTGTAAGACCAGATTATATTCCCTTGATTATTATGTATATTGATTGTGTATGATAGTAAGCCTTTGTTTATAGAATATGTACTTGTTAGGTATAGGTCAGCATTTTTGTTGTTATTAACCATTTCAGTGTAGCTATTATAATTGAAGTTAGGGGCTATAGGTTCTGATATACTATAACCTTTAAGAAATCTCATAGTGTTGTAAGAAGACATCAAAACGCCATAGGAATATTTATTCCTTTCGTAAGTATAGTTTGTTTTTTCTTCCTTGAAAGAACTAAAGATAATTACCTTCTTGGTAGGGGTAAAACATCCAAGTAGAATTATTGTTGTAAAAATCCATACTAAAGTTATCCATTTTATATTCACAGGAATATTATAATAAGACCTTCAATACATTTCAAGATTCAATGAGGGTGTTCGAAAAATTGCTGTATGTCTTTAGAGATAGGGTAGGAAGAAGAATGGGTTTGTGAAAGTATATTGAAATCATGTCTCTCGGAGATAGGGTATGGTGTTCTTCTTGTTGGAAGGTATTGAGCAAATACACAGCAAGATAGAAAGAATAATTTGCAAAGCCTATTACAAAGACAGATGCATAAGGAAGAAACACAAGGATACTATGATTGTCATGATGGATGTTCTTATGACCCTGGGGAGGCTTTCATATAGGCAAGCAAGAGGGTTGTGAAGAGAAAACTAGGGGTAGACATACACATCTCAAACATACACTAACCGTTTGAAGAGGTTAGGAGAGTTGAGGAATGTAATTAATGAGAAGATGCTGGAGGTGGATATGAGTTTTTTGAAGAAGGCTGGTGTTAGAGGGATAGTTATTGATGAGAATGGTGTTTAGGGAAGAAAGATTAGGAATGTCAAGGGACACATTAAGGTTGTTGTAATAGTGGGGATTAGCAAGAGGGAAGCAATGGTTATTTGGTTTTTGACGGAGTCGGTATACTCTAATGAGGTAGGGATGGTTTTGGGCGGTAGGGATTTTGTTGAGAAGGTGTTGAAGGAGAGTTAGTTTGACAATAAATAATTCATCACCGTTACTGCCCTAACTAGTTGGAAGTGAAAGGTTCAACCTTCTTATGCTAAATGTTTTACCACTTGTCACATCTACATCTGCTATAACACCATTTATCTGGAATTCTCCCTCTGTTGATGGGTCAAGTCTTTCAGGAACACCTAAAACTATCCTTTTCATAGACTCATCAATCTTGCTGCCTATTACTGATTTTTGAAAGCCACACATACCAATATCTGTTATGTATCCTGTGCCATTTGGTAGTATTTTCTCATCAGCAGTTTGAATATGTGTATGAGTTCCAAAGACGAGAGAAACTTTACCGTCCAAAAACCATCCCATCAAAACCTTTTCAGCAGTAGCTTCTGCGTGAAAATCTACTACAATCAAGTTGGTTTCTTCTCTTAATTTACTTACTTCGTTTTCAACAGAATAGAATGGTGAGACAAATGGTGCATCCATAATAACACTGCCGATCACATTCACAACAGCAACTTTTAAGTTATTTACACTTACAATAGTAGTACCTCTTCCTGGTAATGAAGGATGATAATTTATTGGCCTCAATAATCTATCTGACTCGTTTATGAACTTATAAACATCTTTTTTGTTCCATATATGATTACCAGTAGTTATAACATCAACTCCAGAAGATATGAGAAGTTTGTATTCCTTTTCGGTTATTCCTATACCTCTATCACTTGAATTCTCTCCATTGACAATGATGATATCAGGATGTAGTGTTTCCCTGAGTGTAAGAATATACTTTGAAAGTATCTCAACAGCCCTAGTTCCAACAACATCTCCAAGAGCAAGTATCCTAATACTCTTCATCTACCAATTCCTCTCTTGTCTTTCTACCTTTTATCCTCTGGAGTTGGAATATTACCTCTCTATCCCTGTCTTCAAGAGAGTCAACAATGAACTTAATATCCTCTAATATCTCTGGTATTATAACATTATCAAGTGCATTAACCCTTCGCTGGGTTTTCTTTAGATCCTTTATTAAATTCCACAGCACTGTCTCCTTTTCCGAAACCTCTATCATTTTTTTCAAGAATATTTCAAACTTACCTTTTAGTGATTCTAACCTGTATGAAGAGAAGAACACCGAGTTATTCACAGAAGTATTCATCTTAACATTCATTGACTTGACAACTGGAACGATAACACCTATCACATTCTTGTATATTATATCAAACTCAACCTCTCGTATGTTAGCACATTTAAGTTCGTTATAGATAAACTCATCACCGAGTATGGACTTTATGTATATGAATTCATTGTAGATTTCCCTAGTAAGTTGGTCAAACTCCGCTCTTACCTTCTTAAGTTCCTTAATGACTGAAAGTATGTTAGTTATTAGGATCTCTTTTTTTTCGTCAAGTAGGTTTCTTCCATCTCTTGCAAGCTTCAAGAATTCTCTTGCGTTTATTAGGTTCAACTTTGTAGGAACAACCCTAGCCATGTATTCTACCTATTACTCAAAGATTATATACATACCTCTTAAAACTTTTCAAAATAACCTAAATTCCTCGTTTTTTATTGAAAAACAACTTTTTTACATTTAGGATATAATTTTAGGAGGTAATGGATATGGAGGTCCTGATAGAGGGCAAAGGGTTTGTGATAACCGACGATGTTAGGGAACACATAAACAATAAATTATCAAAAATATCTTTTGCAGAGGATAAGGTCACCAAAATACACTTCTTCATCTCCACAACTCCGACTACTTCAGTACTGTGTGAAATGGATGTATTCGTTGACCATACGAAGGTTTTCGCAAAATATGAGCATACCGATTGGAAGATAGCAATCACTGACACAATAAACATGGCTCATGACCTAATAATAAAGGAGAGAAAGAAGAAGAAAACAACCAGAATGAGAGAGGCAAGAAAGAAGAGACAATGACTGTAGAGGATTTTGTAGAGATCGCCCTTAGAGAGTATAACCTGAACTTAGAAATAATAGGGGGCAAAGAAAACGCTAAGGTAAAAGAAATAACCTCTGTTGTTACAAACAGACCCGGTCTGTCATTAGTTGGTTTTTTTGATAATTTTGCATACGACAGGGTTCAAATAATAGGAAGAGGTGAGCAATCCTATATACACAAAGTCTATCTTGATAGGAATACTGAAGGTATAAAAAACTTTGAGAAGTTTCTATCTTTTGACATACCTTGCTGTATTATATCTGACGGTAAGGAGTTGCCAGAAGACTTTCTTGACCTTGCAGATTCCAAAGGTATTCCAATGATAACTAGTAATATTGATACCTATCAACTTACCTTTTCAGTTGAACTCATCCTAAACAACGAGTTAGCTCCTAGGGTTGTTGTTAATGGGGGGATGTTTGACATCTTCGGATATGGAGTTTTGATTATCGGTAGGAGTGGTATTGGAAAAAGTGAGGTTGGGCTAGAATTACTAAGTAGGAGACATAGGTTTGTTGCCGATGATGTTGTGCTTATAAAGAAAATACGCTATCCTGAAGGATACAGAGCAGTTGCATTCCCATACAACCAGAATCTTTCAAACCTTATTGAAGTGAGAGGTATAGGTATCATAAATGTTGAACAAATGTTCGGAACAGGTTTTACTATCCCTAAGAAAGAAATAGACATCGTAATAGAACTAGTTGATTGGGATAATTCAATGGTTATAGACAGAATAGGTAATAATGTTGAAATCTATGAGATTTTAGAAATAAAATTACCAAAGAAAACG
This window of the Spirochaetota bacterium genome carries:
- a CDS encoding HPF/RaiA family ribosome-associated protein, producing MEVLIEGKGFVITDDVREHINNKLSKISFAEDKVTKIHFFISTTPTTSVLCEMDVFVDHTKVFAKYEHTDWKIAITDTINMAHDLIIKERKKKKTTRMREARKKRQ
- a CDS encoding V-type ATP synthase subunit D — translated: MARVVPTKLNLINAREFLKLARDGRNLLDEKKEILITNILSVIKELKKVRAEFDQLTREIYNEFIYIKSILGDEFIYNELKCANIREVEFDIIYKNVIGVIVPVVKSMNVKMNTSVNNSVFFSSYRLESLKGKFEIFLKKMIEVSEKETVLWNLIKDLKKTQRRVNALDNVIIPEILEDIKFIVDSLEDRDREVIFQLQRIKGRKTREELVDEEY
- a CDS encoding TIGR00282 family metallophosphoesterase, producing MKSIRILALGDVVGTRAVEILSKYILTLRETLHPDIIIVNGENSSDRGIGITEKEYKLLISSGVDVITTGNHIWNKKDVYKFINESDRLLRPINYHPSLPGRGTTIVSVNNLKVAVVNVIGSVIMDAPFVSPFYSVENEVSKLREETNLIVVDFHAEATAEKVLMGWFLDGKVSLVFGTHTHIQTADEKILPNGTGYITDIGMCGFQKSVIGSKIDESMKRIVLGVPERLDPSTEGEFQINGVIADVDVTSGKTFSIRRLNLSLPTS
- the rpsS gene encoding 30S ribosomal protein S19; this encodes MPRSVKKGPFIDKHLYEKVLEMSERKEKTPIKTWSRRSTIIPEMVGLTISVYNGKTFIPVYITDQMIGHKLGEFAPTRIFRAHGGKKAEVTPQK
- a CDS encoding 50S ribosomal protein L22 — encoded protein: MEAVCRAKYLKISQKKMVRFVNVVKGRRLDVVLSYLDILPHKGAKLLSKALKSAYANLKHKGSKSEMKDVYVKDIKVNQSISLKRVIPRSRGSADIIRRRFSSVYVLVSDEIQKKEA
- the hprK gene encoding HPr(Ser) kinase/phosphatase; this translates as MTVEDFVEIALREYNLNLEIIGGKENAKVKEITSVVTNRPGLSLVGFFDNFAYDRVQIIGRGEQSYIHKVYLDRNTEGIKNFEKFLSFDIPCCIISDGKELPEDFLDLADSKGIPMITSNIDTYQLTFSVELILNNELAPRVVVNGGMFDIFGYGVLIIGRSGIGKSEVGLELLSRRHRFVADDVVLIKKIRYPEGYRAVAFPYNQNLSNLIEVRGIGIINVEQMFGTGFTIPKKEIDIVIELVDWDNSMVIDRIGNNVEIYEILEIKLPKKTIPVSPGRNISFLIETAIMNERIKRRR